Genomic window (Rhododendron vialii isolate Sample 1 chromosome 4a, ASM3025357v1):
TTTTAGACGTATTTAGTGGAGATCATGTTcagaaaaatgaatttggatTGGGTGAATGCATTACATAATTGAAGGTTTTCCGGAAACCCACAATTGTAGTTGCGGTGCTTGTGAGAACTGCTGATGAGAAGGTTGGACTGTTATGAATCCCAGTTTGATGTGGGAACATTTGTCTGCCCTTGGGTTGCCCTCTGCCCTCTACTTAGAATGGAGCTGCATGCTATTTTTCTTTATATCTCAACTGTCATTTCAGCTTTTTATGAATATCATATGTTAGTCCTTGATTtctgtcttttctttctttgttttactttttcccATGATCTCATGGGTAAAATCCCTTTTTGTTTATGCAGATATCCGCATTATGGGATTTCTTTTGCTTCAATATTAGTGGAACCACTGCAGAGCAAAGCCGGGGTGCTCTATCTGTTTTGTGCATGGCAGCAAAATCATCTACTGCGGTTCTTGGTTCCCACTTACAGGACATCATAGATATTGGGTTTGGTCGTTGGGCAAAAGTGGACCCTTTGCTTGCTAGAACAGCATGCCTTGCACTTCAGAGATTGTCTGAAGAGGACAAGAAAAAACTATTATCAAGCAATGGCAGCCGGGTTTTTGGTATTTTAGAAAGTTTAATAACTGGCTTCTGGCTTCCACAGAACATATGGTATGCTGCTGCCGATAAAGCAATAGCAGCAATATATGCAATCCATCCAACACCTGAAACCTTAGCCGCTGATTTGGTGAAGAAATCTCTTACTTCTGTATTTAATTGTTCTGGTGGAGATGAGTTGCAAAATGACATTTCCAGTGGTAACACCAATTTCCTTACCACAGTACAAGTCACAAATCTTAGTAGATATCTATTTGTTACGAGCCAAGTTGCCATGTACCAATTGCTATATATTGAAACTTGTGTGCGGAAGATTCAAAAAGAGAgagcaaagaaacaaaaatcgGATTCTGAGGGCCAGAATGTTCAAAACAGTTGCACAATGTCTGTTGATTCCCCAAAGGTGAGATATGCTTTCAACAATACTTTAATAGAGATAGCATAGGgcttttatattttttgccttttcattCAGTGAGTATTATTTCTTGCTTTAATATACATCCCTTTGGGTTTCGAAGGACAATGGCATCAATGCTGAGTTAGGTGTTGCAGCCTCTGAAGATACAATGCTTGATACCCTGTCAGAaagaacagagaaagaaattgTTTCTGGTGGTTCCACTGGGAGGAACTTGATTGGACATTGCGCATATTTCTTGTCGAAACTTTGCAGAAATTTTAGTTTGATGCAGAAGGTGATTGCTTCAGTTCCTTCTCTATCTTCTTTATGTATCTAAAGTGTCTTTTGGATATcttttgtacctgaaaataattcCAAAACAGGTAATAATTTCGTGTGAATTGAACCTTCAACACCCACGCTGAGTAATCCATTCAGAAACCGGCTAGAATCAGTAGGAATAACAAAGCCTACTCAAAGAAATCAATAATAAGTCTACCAGTTTGTTGTTTGGAATGCTAAGTgaatggaaaaacaaaattttgattagGTACCTTGCTAGATATGATAGATTGAGCCCTTATTGTATCTCGATTCTTGTATATTGTGAGATGATTGGCCTGAGCTTATAAATGATGATTGTGAAATAACACGTGTATATGTCATAAACCTATTTCGCTTGTTAGCAAAAATCAGGCGAGAAACACTTGTTTAGATTTTGTTTATCAGAATGTGTTATTACTTAATTATATCGCCTTTATAGTACTGTCCGATGAACAACTGTATTTGTTTGTTGTCCAAATTTATTGACGAACTATTTAGCGTGATCCTTTTATTTGCTCTAGTATCCTGAGCTACAGGCACCTGGAATGCTAGCTCTGTGTCGGTTCATGATTATAGATGCAGAATTTTGGTAAGATCTGTCTCTGTTTATAGACTTCTTGGTGTGTCCGCACCTGTGTGTAGCAGTAACGACAGCTAACAGTCAATTGGTTTCCAGTGAAGCAAATCTCCAGCTTCTCTTCACTGTCGTGGAAAGCGCTCCATCAGAAACTGTTCGTTCCAATTGCACGTTCGCTCTTGGAGATCTAGCAGTTCGTTTTCCTAATCTGGTGGAACCATGGACAGAGAATGTATATGCTCGTCTACGGGATGCTTCTGTTTCTGTTAGGAAGAATGCTGTATTGGTTCTTTCTCATCTAATTTTAAATGACATGATGAAGGTTAAGCTCGCTTATCACTCCTCAatctttgtcattttttttcttgattgttAAAGGTCAGATTATTACAATTTGTTAATAGGTGAAAGGATACATAAATGAAATGGCAATGCGCctagaagacgaagaagaaagGATCTCGAATCTAGCCAAACTTTTCTTTCATGAGTTGTCAAAGAAAGGTACATTAGCTCCCTTCTTGCTTACTATGTTCTTGATACTATTATGTGATGTGTATCTGTATTGGTTCGCATGAAATGGTCCTTAACTTGCTTTTGCATTCCTACAGGACACAACCCTGTATATAATTTACTACCTGATATTCTTGGCAAGTTATCCAATGAGAACTTGAAGAGAGAGTCTTTCTGCAACATTATGCAGTTTTTAATTGGTTCCATCAAGCGggtatttgaatttttccttAATCTTAGTGATAAGCTTCTATTCTTAGGTGCGATTGTACATTAATTTCTTTCGAATGTTCTTTAGGACAAACAAATGGAAGCTCTAGTCGAGAAGCTTTGCAATAGATTCTGTGGGGTTACAGGTATGAATATTTTAGAATGTTAGTATGTTACAATTATCTTCCATTGCTGAATTCTGCTCCCCTTGGTGTTGTGTCATCATTTAGCATAGTTGTATACTACGATCATAGGTAATATTAGATCAAGCATCATATCTTCAGTCTACGTTTTTGTGTTGAACAACTATATACTTGGAGCAAATCTAGTATAATCGACTGCAGTGTCACAAATTGGCAGAACAGCATCAAAAGAATTACACATGCATCATTCTCTATGAAATCCTCGCTTCATGATTTGTCTAGACAAATGTCAGATGTCAATTGAGGCAGATCACACTTGACAATTGCAGCTATGCCTCCTATGTACTATGAAATAGTACGAATCCATGTGCTGCCTAAAAAGCTTTGGATTGCAGGTACTTGCCCCATCATAATTTGGTCTGTCCAAGTATGACCCTGTTAGGGCAACGACAGCTCTCCTGAGTATATCATAATTCTTATTAGATGCTTTATGGAAATGTTTCTTAGTGATTGAAAAACTAGCAACGTTTCAATCAGCTTGCTGCCTTGCACGTAGATCAAAATTCCAGTCTATGATGCAGGCTTGGCAACTTTTTTTCCCGTGGAAAGTATCGAAGGGTTTAAATCAATTATTGAGATGAGGTTGTAAGTCTCCTGTAGTCAAGATACATATTTATTAAGGAGAAAAAGATCGTTTTAAGTTTTGAAGTGGAGAGGCTTCTGCACATTTTGCAATTACAAGGACAACAGGGGGTTCTATCCTGTTGAGCTGCTTCATCATTTAGAcacatatttgatataaaacaTAGCTACAGAAAGTTGCTCTTACATACGTGTTTTATGTTCCTCATAGATCTGCATTTCTTCTCTGCCCCTCTaatattttctttacttttgttATACATATAAGTGGGTTACATACTCTTAGTTGTTTTCCGGTTTCAGTTGTGAAGAATAGAAAGAAAGTTCTTGATCACTGTGGGTTGTTTTTTGGTTCAGATGTTAGGCAATGGGAATACATTTCTTATTGCCTTTCTCAGCTGGCATTCACTGAAAAGGGTATGAAGAAGCTGATGGAGTCATTTAAATCATATGAACATATCCTGTCTGAGGATTCTGTGATGGATAATTTCAGGAATATTGTTAACAAGgtatttaattattttgtgcTTTGGCATTCACTGAGGTTAGTTATATGTTCGTTTCAATGCTTTGACACACTCTATTATTTCATGTCATCTTATGTCAGACAAAGAAGTTTGCCAAACCAGAACTGAAATCATGTATTGACGAGTTTGAGGAgaaacttgttaagtttcacttGGAGAAGAAGGAACAAGAACGTACTGCCCAAAATGCGCAAACTCATCAACAAAAACTTAGTAGCTTAGAAAGTTTTGTGGTCGTTAAAAATGGAGAGGAAAGTGCAGAATCTGAAATTTCTCAAGGTCGGTGCACAAAATCCATCTTTTAATCATcatttgagcattttttttcctgttattCATTTTCAATGTAGAATAAGGCATATATTGCATAGTGACTTGCGCAACTCCAAGATTTAAGCTTCTCTCTAGCCCTAGGTGAATTGTTCCAAATGAAATAGTCTCTTGGGGGATCCCATAGATCATTTATCATGTGGCCTTACAGGAGGCCTTAACATCTGGAATTTGTTAAAGAACGGATAACAAGCTTAATCGCACGAGACTGTAAATTTAGTCACGGATGGGATGTGGCTATGCCCAAAGGGAAACTGAATTTGCAGGTCTTTCTGCAAAGTTTGTTGAAGGTTACAGGATGTTTTTGTCCCATAAACTTGTATAGAGATTGCATTTCATGCATTTAATATTCTGCTGCTGTATCGGCTTTACTTGAAGATGAAGCAGATTCTGAAGTCACTGATCCATTAATGGAAGGGGCAGCCCAGTCATCGAGTGATGTATCAAAGTCCAAAGTTGAGTTGGATGAACATTCTCAGGCTTCCAGTGTGGTGACAGAATCGGAGACATTTCAGGAGGAAGTTCAATCCCCTACAATACATCCACGAGGTAGATTAAGCTCTTAGGTCCTTTCTTTGTACAAGTAGGCATTTTGTTGCCTGTATTGAATCTCCTACCATTCATCTAAGAAGACACTTCTATAACATAAATATACTTGTTTGTTGCTGTATATGTGAATCTCCAGTGATGCTTTTCCTTTTGTAGGAACCTCTAAATCATCAAAAGCCAAGAAATCCAGCATGAAAGTTCAAACGGGTGATACTTCGGCCTCTGCTAGAAGAACTATTAAGTCAAAACAAAGGTGAAATTTTCTTGCCTCCTATATGTACTATTTTAGCCGTTTAAATTAACATTTGTGGCCATTCTGGATGCGCTTGAAGTCTTTGTGTTTCCCTCGAAAAGAATCTTTTACTCAAGGCATCAGCTCTTATCAGTTCAGAAGTTATACTTGCACAGATATTTTGACgtggaacaattttttttgtagaaacgTGTTAAAAGACTTTATTTTTACATGATTTTCTTTAGATGCGTCCAGTGCCAGGCTTCAAGGGTGAAGGCTGGACCCGTATCACAAAGCGTTGCCATATGCTAAAGATTTTCTTAAAGCAAGTTTGAGCTTACCATAAGGTGGCTTGGAATAATCTTCTTAATTGTGTTTAGTTTACTGAATTTGTCATAATGAAATGGTGAGATTGGAATCTACAAGCCGTTGGCCGACTCCTCTGCCTTCGATGCAGTGGAACCCACATAAACAGTTGACCCTTGTAAAAAAAACCAAGAGGttgataaattttaatgtaGGGTGAATATAATTGCACTCATTGCTAGGGCTGGCtccgacatttgggttgcccgAGCTCAGCTCCAAACTTGGTTGCTCGCTTATTATTaaatactaaaaattaaaatatatatataagtaaaaaaatacaaaattaaggttatattgtgcttttagtttaaattacatcaaaaaaataaaaaaaatcccgggttatagtgctttatgattagcacaatccgattttttgtttttgttttttaaaaaatatcttcttattaagcaaattcttcaaatcaaactacaagaaaattgacCTATATTGACATGCAAAAATTGTCATTAAACTATAATattagttacaaaaaaaaaattatcgtcACTAAAATATCattactaaaaaattatttagtgacaaacataaattttttactatAGTCTTAGGCTCTGTGTGGACTTGTAAAAAGAAgtggaaaatttttaaaaatttcctttccttgtttggtttttaaagaaaaagaggaaaatttttAAATCTCAATTCAACTTTCTTCCAGGttttctctaattttcttctcaattatttctatCCTTTCCCAAGGTTCGAAACAAAACTTTAGTTTCAGTTAGAAGGTTAAAAAAATTCCCATTGTTCGCAGCAAAAGTTGAACCTGTATTCAAAGCCTTTTAAGCATGTGGGAGTCGAACCTCATAAAGCAAAAAGAGAAAATCGCTTCTTGCGAGAGTCGAACCTATGTCTATTAGTTCCCAGCACATGCTGATGACCAACAGCACTGACGATTCCTTTCTGGAATGTCTTTGTCAAACAATATACTCCTTCtgttcctaaataagtgttcggcgtgCAAATATAAGCCTTTAAAAAGTTGCATTtgtattgttaaaaaaattaattttttttaacaaatcaaTATATAGCAATgaattctattagattgtgaaaaaaatttaaattttttaatgaaaaacatgCATCTTTTGTAAGTTTTAGATTTGCTTGtcagacacttatttaggaacggaaAGAGtataaaatatatactataaacaaaaaaaatttggttgcCCTAGTGcgggggttgcccaagcccaagGGCTTGCAGGGCTTACTGGCCAGCCCTGCTCGTTTGGTTTCGGAGGGAGTTTGTTCCTCTGCAACAACAATTGTTAACATTGGTGTTAAGGATTTtgaccttaatttttttttttttgtgatgcaGGTAGAAGTGGGGTCTAATGTTACCAAATTGATTTTggctttgtttctctctctaagcaaAGGACGAAGCATCCTCTGTCGAGTTGAGTTGTATGCAAGTTGTCTGTTGTTAGGAAAATGGcttttttttcctccccttTTTCTTGTTCCTTTCTTTTTACTCCTTTTCTTTAGGTCTTGCATTATTACGTGCATAAATCTATTGAAAggatgcggatcaaaaaaaaaaaaaaaatctattgaaAGGATGAATACTTACGTAGTATGGCTGATTGGGATGAATATTTAATTCATCCATGCGTAGTGACAGTTGCATTGTACATGACAGGTTATTACTAACATTGAGAATTCTGTCAGTTGTGACTTTTGAACACATGAACGGATCAGATAACCATTGTACTGTAAATATTATCTTAAGGTTGGCTCTAGTTTAGGCCAGTTTAGGATTCTCTCCGGTCCCTTTAATGGACTAGACTGTTACTTCACAAACATTGGATAAGTACCCACTTTTGGCGAGATAAATCTGTTTTGAAGCTACATTAAACAATATCCGATTAACATGAATTTTAAGTGTAATGTTTTTTACAAGGTTTAAAATATATCATGATCTCGATCATCAAAATAGACCTGGGAATGACCTGGAAGTGGCCTGGATAGGACCTGAAGAATGAAGAGGATCCTGTTCCTTTCAATTAAAGCCCATACCAGAAGAATGAAGTGGATGTGATTAATGAGAATCCAAAAAAGATTAGGAACTCTGAATTCTAATAATTGCAAAGATCCACTTCTCAAACATAGCAGATTAGGAAAAGGCAGCCTACAAAGTACATTCCCTATAGCACCATTATCACAGATCCTTAATAAATGTCGTTGAATATGAAAACTCTCCAATAACAGAATTGCAGATAGAGACTCCTCCCACACCGCAAATGGcaacaaaaaaatggtgcaCGAAACACTATTTGACAAAAACAAATATCCACGAAGAAACGGTGCATCCTCTTGATTACATTTGTGAGCATGGTGCATAGAATGCATAAAGTGTTTATGTATAATAGTTCACCCACAACCAGAAATGGTGTTCAGAATTTCTTCATTCATCAACACATCCTCTGgtttgaaaaggaaaacataatcaaaatatTGCACCATTCCTAGTATCAATCACTTTCACCACAACTATACCTGGAAATCATTGTCATACTTCACAAATGTGTTCTTGTAGCAAATCACGAACTCTTTCCTAAAAGCAAACCTAATGTCATCCATTATCAAACTACACCTAAGCACAATCCAATCAATAGCTTACACAAGTTTAATTCTGGAGCCTCTCCACTTCTCTGACGCTATATACAGGACTCCCATTAACGGGGTGCATTTGGGCCTGCAGCCAGGAAAACACAAACGATGTCAGGCAGGGTTTGGAAACAACAGAACTAGGAATAAGATTTTTAGCAGTGAAGAATTGTTTCCAATGAACATCGGAATTCAATGTGATCTGGTCAGTAAGTTTGTCTTAAAACAAGTCCCAAATAAATTACATTCTCTCAATTTACCGTTGTTTTCATTAAAATTATCTGTCCATCAAATACcataatttgaaaagaatttatTCTTCCAAAAATTATACAGTTACAAGGCATTGCTGGCAATACAAGAtacaaaatagtactccctccatcccaaattgttagtccggtccgcaaaacgataacttaaaagtaatgcaattttttaaagaatttttttttccacaaattaaaacaactcattgatatctagaaAGTCGTTAAAAAACTtctgaatttttcttgcaaaaattgaacatttttaagattCCGTTTTGCAAACGggcaaacattttgggacggagagagtaactCTTAGGAGTACAAAACTTGTATTGGAGTTATCAGTAAGACAGTAACAGTCGGACATTAGAAGAAAAATAATAGTGATAACGAGCATGCTTAACCAACCGATATTAGATGCATATTGATATTACTAGAAGACTGCGATTCAATTTGAAAATGAACCAGCCACATCGACATTTACTCGAGGGATTAGTTGGGGATTTACCCttgtcatcaaaaaagaaaataaaacgcaAATAATCTACTATACATTTTGGAAAAGAAACCAGATCCTGTTCATGAAAGGAGGAGATGCAGAATTCATTCAAACACAACTCTTCATTAGTTATTGAATTATACGGAACATAAAAAAATACCACCGAGTAACTCAACTCAATCACTGCCAAAATCTTCATAACTCAAGCCTTCTGATATCGTGTCCAACCTCTTATTGTCTCCTGACGGTCCAGGACACAAATATCAGTCACGCTTTCTGTGAATAACTACAAGTACAAACTTATGAAGCCCTCACCTTGGTATTCACCCCTGACATGAGGATCCAAGAAGCTGTCCGTATCTGCGGCTAGGAAGGGTGACCTGGAGTAGTCCAATATATCTGGATAAAcggaaacgagagagagagagagagagagagagagagagagatggttaaTACTAAGCACAACACAAGTCTGCTAATTCAAATGGTACAGCACAAACACATCCTATCAGTTggctcaaaattttcaaagcacGGAAAGGTATTCACTCGCTGAGTCAATGACCAAATCATCGGTTAAATAACAGGACACTTCCTATCAGCTTTGACCGAGTCAACAATAGGACACGAGTTTAAAGCACAGAAAGGTAATTAACAGAAGAGCAATTTATTCTATCAGtgggcaaaaaaatttcaaaaatgacaagagaagaagaaagaaaatgaagaaaaggaaag
Coding sequences:
- the LOC131323139 gene encoding condensin-1 complex subunit CAP-D2 isoform X1; this translates as MAPPFIFPPTLHALEADHDDGRLSTQNPTDVSSLRPSQLEDFVKGLSFDLSDKELFCIEEQDVFDRAYSVVKGFAALPPACKFNLVESLRSNLSVLLPNVDSLSRNSRALEEEEAPVVDRVASHRNTFKIYTFFLIHVVLIEESNISSNNSSKVVASSRKKPLTNSWNWESQRGRILNLIANSLEINLSLLFGSSDPDENYLSFIVKNAFSMFENGSLLKDSETKEGLCRIIGTCATKYHYTAQSCASILHLIHKYDFVITHLADAVAGAEKKYADGSLAISLIREIGRANPKDYVKDTVGAENIGRFLVELADRLPKLLSANIGILVPHFGGESYKIRNALVGVLGKLVGKAFKDVEGEVSSKCIRLRTKQAMLEILVERCRDVSAYTRSRVLQVWAELCEEHSISIGLWNEVAAVAAGRLEDKSAIVRKFALNLLIMMLQHNPFGPQLRIASFEATLEQYKKKLSDLEPNATSESVLDGVTSDNDTSNGDGEVDNADAEVVSKEQHESLADSCLPQEDSSVPDLGNLEQTRTLVASLESGLKFSKCVSATMPTLVQLMASSSATDVENTILLLMRCKQFQIDGSEACLRKMLPLVFSQDKSIYEAVEDAFITIYVVRKSPTETAKNLLYLAIDSNIGDLAALEFIVGALVSKGDITTSMISALWDFFCFNISGTTAEQSRGALSVLCMAAKSSTAVLGSHLQDIIDIGFGRWAKVDPLLARTACLALQRLSEEDKKKLLSSNGSRVFGILESLITGFWLPQNIWYAAADKAIAAIYAIHPTPETLAADLVKKSLTSVFNCSGGDELQNDISSGNTNFLTTVQVTNLSRYLFVTSQVAMYQLLYIETCVRKIQKERAKKQKSDSEGQNVQNSCTMSVDSPKDNGINAELGVAASEDTMLDTLSERTEKEIVSGGSTGRNLIGHCAYFLSKLCRNFSLMQKYPELQAPGMLALCRFMIIDAEFCEANLQLLFTVVESAPSETVRSNCTFALGDLAVRFPNLVEPWTENVYARLRDASVSVRKNAVLVLSHLILNDMMKVKGYINEMAMRLEDEEERISNLAKLFFHELSKKGHNPVYNLLPDILGKLSNENLKRESFCNIMQFLIGSIKRDKQMEALVEKLCNRFCGVTDVRQWEYISYCLSQLAFTEKGMKKLMESFKSYEHILSEDSVMDNFRNIVNKTKKFAKPELKSCIDEFEEKLVKFHLEKKEQERTAQNAQTHQQKLSSLESFVVVKNGEESAESEISQDEADSEVTDPLMEGAAQSSSDVSKSKVELDEHSQASSVVTESETFQEEVQSPTIHPRGTSKSSKAKKSSMKVQTGDTSASARRTIKSKQR
- the LOC131323139 gene encoding condensin-1 complex subunit CAP-D2 isoform X2, with protein sequence MAPPFIFPPTLHALEADHDDGRLSTQNPTDVSSLRPSQLEDFVKGLSFDLSDKELFCIEEQDVFDRAYSVVKGFAALPPACKFNLVESLRSNLSVLLPNVDSLSRNSRALEEEEAPVVDRVASHRNTFKIYTFFLIHVVLIEESNISSKVVASSRKKPLTNSWNWESQRGRILNLIANSLEINLSLLFGSSDPDENYLSFIVKNAFSMFENGSLLKDSETKEGLCRIIGTCATKYHYTAQSCASILHLIHKYDFVITHLADAVAGAEKKYADGSLAISLIREIGRANPKDYVKDTVGAENIGRFLVELADRLPKLLSANIGILVPHFGGESYKIRNALVGVLGKLVGKAFKDVEGEVSSKCIRLRTKQAMLEILVERCRDVSAYTRSRVLQVWAELCEEHSISIGLWNEVAAVAAGRLEDKSAIVRKFALNLLIMMLQHNPFGPQLRIASFEATLEQYKKKLSDLEPNATSESVLDGVTSDNDTSNGDGEVDNADAEVVSKEQHESLADSCLPQEDSSVPDLGNLEQTRTLVASLESGLKFSKCVSATMPTLVQLMASSSATDVENTILLLMRCKQFQIDGSEACLRKMLPLVFSQDKSIYEAVEDAFITIYVVRKSPTETAKNLLYLAIDSNIGDLAALEFIVGALVSKGDITTSMISALWDFFCFNISGTTAEQSRGALSVLCMAAKSSTAVLGSHLQDIIDIGFGRWAKVDPLLARTACLALQRLSEEDKKKLLSSNGSRVFGILESLITGFWLPQNIWYAAADKAIAAIYAIHPTPETLAADLVKKSLTSVFNCSGGDELQNDISSGNTNFLTTVQVTNLSRYLFVTSQVAMYQLLYIETCVRKIQKERAKKQKSDSEGQNVQNSCTMSVDSPKDNGINAELGVAASEDTMLDTLSERTEKEIVSGGSTGRNLIGHCAYFLSKLCRNFSLMQKYPELQAPGMLALCRFMIIDAEFCEANLQLLFTVVESAPSETVRSNCTFALGDLAVRFPNLVEPWTENVYARLRDASVSVRKNAVLVLSHLILNDMMKVKGYINEMAMRLEDEEERISNLAKLFFHELSKKGHNPVYNLLPDILGKLSNENLKRESFCNIMQFLIGSIKRDKQMEALVEKLCNRFCGVTDVRQWEYISYCLSQLAFTEKGMKKLMESFKSYEHILSEDSVMDNFRNIVNKTKKFAKPELKSCIDEFEEKLVKFHLEKKEQERTAQNAQTHQQKLSSLESFVVVKNGEESAESEISQDEADSEVTDPLMEGAAQSSSDVSKSKVELDEHSQASSVVTESETFQEEVQSPTIHPRGTSKSSKAKKSSMKVQTGDTSASARRTIKSKQR